A stretch of DNA from Cyanobacteriota bacterium:
ATCAGTGGATTCTGTAATTTCGTCTGTCGGCTCGTTTAGCTCTTGCTTGAATCCGCGTAGGGTTTTGCCTAAGGCACTACCTAATTCAGGAATTTTCTTAGGCCCAAAAATGACGACAGCAACGATGAGAATAATGACCACCTCAGTCCACCCTAAGCCAAACATACAACATCTCCCTAGTCATCGATAGCAGAAACCGCTTGAACAAGCGTAGCAGTAGTCTTGCTCAAGCGGTGAATATTTGACACAATACTCAGCTTACCTAGGCCCTGTAGTTTAGGCTAGCACAAAGGGGAAATTGCCTAGGTGCCCATTGTCCAAGAGTTCATGTATTCTACCTGCTCTGGAGTCAGGGTGTCGATCGCAATGCCCATGGCCTGTAACTTAAGGCGAGCAATTTCTTGGTCAACTTCTGGGGGAATCGAGTGAATACCAGGTTCTAGAGTGCCTTTATTTTTTACCAGATATTCGCAGGCCAAAGCTTGGTTAGCAAAGCTCATATCCATCACTGCACTAGGATGACCTTCAGCCGCTGCTAGGTTAATCAAGCGTCCCTCGCCCAGTACAATCACCGACCTACCGTTACTGAGACGATATTCTTGGGTAAACGGACGCACGGTTTTGATGTCTCTAGCCTTACTAGCCAGTGCCTTCAGGTCAATCTCAATGTCAAAGTGACCAGAGTTGCAGACGATCGCGCCATCTTTCATCACATCGAAGTGTTCACCTCGAATGACGTGCTTATTACCCGTAACAGTAATGAATAGATCGCCCAAGGGAGCAGCCTCAGCCATGGGCATCACCCGGAAACCATCCATAACCGCCTCAATGGCACGTACTGGATCTATCTCGGTTACAATCACATTGCCACCCAGGCCACGCGCCCGCATAGCAGTACCTTTGCCACACCAGCCATAACCACAGACCACGATGGTTTTGCCTGCTAACAGGATATTCGTTGCCCGAATGATGCCATCTAGGGTAGATTGGCCGGTGCCATAGCGGTTGTCAAAGAAGTGCTTGGTATCTGCATCATTCACGTTCATAGCAGGGAAGGTCAACACCCCGTCAGCAAACATGGCCCGCAGGCGTACAATCCCCGTAGTAGTTTCTTCGGTAGTACCAATCAGGTCAGCAATTTGGTGCTTACGCTGCTGAACCAGGGTAGCCACGACATCACTGCCATCGTCGATGATGATATTAGGACGATGATCAAGGGCAATTTGCACATGGCGATGGTAGGTTTCGTTGTCCTCACCCTTGATCGCGAATACGCCAATGTCATAGTCTTCAACTAAACAGGCAGCAACATCATCTTGGGTAGAAAGAGGATTGCTAGCGATCAGCACGGCATCTGCTCCAGCGGCTTTTAGGGCGATCGCCAAGTTGGCTGTTTCGGTAGTGACATGGCAGCAGGCAACTAAGCGGATTCCATCCAGAGGTTTTTCCTTGGCAAAGCGATCGCGAATCTGACGCAGAACAGGCATTTCCCGACCTGCCCACTCAATGCGCTGTCGTCCCAAAGGGGCTAGAGAGATGTCTTTGATTTCATGCTTCAACCGAACCGTGGTCGCTGTCATGGATGTGATTCCTCAATCTAGTGAAACTTAGCAATTTTAAC
This window harbors:
- the tatA gene encoding twin-arginine translocase TatA/TatE family subunit, which codes for MFGLGWTEVVIILIVAVVIFGPKKIPELGSALGKTLRGFKQELNEPTDEITESTDEPNDRSA
- the ahcY gene encoding adenosylhomocysteinase, encoding MTATTVRLKHEIKDISLAPLGRQRIEWAGREMPVLRQIRDRFAKEKPLDGIRLVACCHVTTETANLAIALKAAGADAVLIASNPLSTQDDVAACLVEDYDIGVFAIKGEDNETYHRHVQIALDHRPNIIIDDGSDVVATLVQQRKHQIADLIGTTEETTTGIVRLRAMFADGVLTFPAMNVNDADTKHFFDNRYGTGQSTLDGIIRATNILLAGKTIVVCGYGWCGKGTAMRARGLGGNVIVTEIDPVRAIEAVMDGFRVMPMAEAAPLGDLFITVTGNKHVIRGEHFDVMKDGAIVCNSGHFDIEIDLKALASKARDIKTVRPFTQEYRLSNGRSVIVLGEGRLINLAAAEGHPSAVMDMSFANQALACEYLVKNKGTLEPGIHSIPPEVDQEIARLKLQAMGIAIDTLTPEQVEYMNSWTMGT